A region from the Benincasa hispida cultivar B227 chromosome 8, ASM972705v1, whole genome shotgun sequence genome encodes:
- the LOC120083677 gene encoding calmodulin-binding receptor kinase CaMRLK — MATFCFCRILILMALMFSFVDSACNTTDTQFVSKAFHSVSAFNLSWIVPSSVNFTNCSVLDINLPSKNLTGIVSWRFLRNLTHLRSIDLSRNSLEGSVPNWLWGIPTLAHVDLSHNRFGGTVGFKLSNSSHVFPSSIRVLNLSNNRFSNTVRLSGFSKLEILDLSRNNLRNLPFGLERLSNLKHLVVSRCNISGNLKPISVLHSLEYLDVSGNSMTGNFPSDFPPLNGLKFLNVSLNKFKGVINSESYKKFGKSAFVQTGITLLQIKTNSKNRGNTNPPQSSKRPHQNNTIQSDVPNKEPAKKAKPKSKTKPLILALSSGTAGLFLAAAALAIWRRKRIMKRKNKWAISTPVQVQFKMEKSGPFAFETESGSSWIADIREPSSASVVMFEKPLINLTFKDLIAATSHFGKESLLAEGRCGPVYRAVLPGDIHVAIKVLESARSVARDEAVAMFEDLSTLKHSNLLPLFGYCIAGKEKLVLYEFMSNGDLHRWLHELPTGQPNVEDWSTDTWEINNNSTSGSHLSLPEKLGWVTRHRIAVGIARGLAYLHHAGSKPIVHGHLVTSNILLADDFEARIGGFGLRHVGGGNCDDGVEKDVYCFGVVLMELLTGMPGSANTVVGVRKMVREGKALEAIDPRLRLVGGESEMVESLRVAYLCTAETAAKRPTMQQVLGLLKDIHPTQPRAD, encoded by the exons atggcaactttttgtttttgcaGGATTCTGATTCTCATGGCGCTCATGTTTTCTTTTGTTGACTCTGCTTGCAACACTACAGATACCCAATTCGTTTCCAAGGCTTTTCACTCTGTTTCCGCCTTCAATCTCTCTTGGATTGTTCCTAGCTCTGTgaatttcaccaactgctctgTTCTAGACATCAACCTCCCGTCCAAGAATCTCACTGGAATTGTTTCTTGGAGGTTCTTAAGAAATTTGACCCACTTACGCTCCATTGATCTTTCTAGAAACTCACTCGAAGGCTCTGTTCCGAACTGGCTGTGGGGAATCCCCACTTTGGCTCATGTCGATCTTTCCCATAATCGATTTGGAGGAACTGTTGGGTTTAAGTTATCTAATTCCAGTCatgtctttccttcttccattcGGGTTCTTAATCTTTCCAACAACAGATTCTCTAATACGGTTCGCCTCTCTGGTTTTTCAAAGCTGGAAATTCTGGACCTCTCGCGAAATAATCTGCGGAATCTTCCATTTGGGTTGGAGAGGCTTTCTAATTTGAAGCACTTGGTTGTTTCGAGGTGTAACATTTCTGGGAATTTGAAGCCCATCTCTGTTCTTCATTCGCTTGAGTATTTAGACGTTTCGGGTAATTCCATGACCGGTAATTTTCCGTCGGATTTCCCTCCGCTTAATGGATTGAAGTTCTTGAATGTTTCATTAAACAAGTTTAAGGGAGTGATCAACTCCGAAAGCTACAAGAAATTTGGGAAATCAGCATTTGTTCAAACTGGGATTACTTTACTTCAAATCAAAACGAATTCCAAAAACAGAGGTAACACGAATCCTCCACAATCATCGAAACGCCCTCATCAGAACAATACCATCCAATCAGACGTACCCAATAAAGAACCAGCGAAAAAAGCCAAACCCAAATCGAAAACGAAGCCACTGATTCTTGCCCTGTCGTCTGGGACAGCAGGTTTGTTTTTAGCAGCGGCTGCTTTAGCGATATGGAGACGAAAAAGAATTATGAAGCGAAAAAACAAATGGGCAATCTCCACGCCCGTTCAAGTCCAATTCAAGATGGAGAAATCTGGGCCGTTCGCTTTCGAGACCGAGTCAGGATCATCCTGGATCGCAGACATCAGAGAACCATCTTCAGCTTCAGTGGTGATGTTCGAGAAGCCGTTGATTAATCTCACCTTCAAGGACTTGATTGCTGCCACGTCACATTTCGGTAAAGAGTCCCTTCTCGCAGAGGGAAGGTGTGGGCCGGTGTACAGAGCTGTTCTTCCCGGAGATATCCACGTGGCGATTAAGGTCCTTGAATCCGCTAGATCCGTCGCTCGTGATGAGGCTGTAGCCATGTTCGAAGACCTTTCCACACTGAAGCATTCCAATTTGTTACCGCTTTTTGGTTACTGTATTGCAG GTAAAGAGAAATTAGTATTGTACGAATTCATGTCCAACGGCGATCTCCACCGGTGGCTTCACGAGCTTCCGACCGGCCAACCCAATGTGGAGGACTGGAGTACCGACACGTGGGAAATCAACAACAATTCCACTAGTGGGTCCCATTTGTCGTTACCGGAGAAGTTAGGATGGGTGACGCGCCACCGCATTGCAGTGGGGATCGCGCGTGGGTTAGCGTATCTCCACCACGCCGGATCGAAACCGATTGTTCACGGGCATTTAGTGACGTCAAACATTTTATTGGCGGACGACTTCGAGGCTCGAATCGGTGGGTTTGGGTTACGACATGTCGGCGGGGGGAACTGCGACGACGGCGTTGAGAAAGATGTGTACTGTTTTGGAGTGGTGTTGATGGAGCTTTTGACGGGGATGCCCGGCAGTGCCAACACGGTGGTGGGAGTGAGAAAAATGGTGAGAGAGGGAAAAGCGTTAGAGGCGATTGATCCAAGATTGCGACTCGTTGGCGGGGAATCGGAGATGGTGGAGAGCCTCCGTGTGGCGTATCTATGTACCGCGGAGACGGCGGCGAAAAGACCTACAATGCAACAAGTCCTAGGGTTGCTCAAGGACATTCATCCCACACAACCCAGGGCAGACTAG